A region from the Kribbella shirazensis genome encodes:
- a CDS encoding glycosyltransferase family 2 protein → MPLSHWPPVSVVMPVLNEERHLEEAVGRVLEQDYPGELEVVLAIGPSKDRTQEIADKLAERDHRISIVPNPTGKTPAALNVGIAHAKHDILVRVDGHGALTDGYITRAVEVLDESGADNVGGVMAAEGRTPTEMAVACAYRSRLGLGASTFHQGGKAGPADTVYLGVFRRAALERVGGFDETMHRAQDWELNYRIRKTGGLIWFSPDLSVTYRPRSSLSAVAKQFFHTGQWRREVIRRHPETASKRYLAPPVAVIGLAVGTILGIIGLATGISWLDLGFLAPLGYALLLIVGSAVEGRYLPWKALFWMPLVCATMHVSWGLGFLVGLRERPKAV, encoded by the coding sequence ATGCCGCTGTCCCACTGGCCACCCGTATCCGTCGTGATGCCCGTGCTGAACGAGGAACGCCATCTCGAGGAGGCAGTCGGCCGCGTTCTCGAACAGGACTACCCGGGCGAGCTCGAAGTCGTGCTGGCGATCGGCCCGAGCAAGGACCGGACCCAGGAGATCGCGGACAAGCTGGCCGAGCGGGACCACCGGATCAGCATCGTGCCGAACCCGACCGGCAAGACGCCGGCCGCGCTGAACGTCGGGATCGCGCACGCCAAGCACGACATCCTGGTCCGGGTCGACGGCCACGGCGCGCTCACCGACGGGTACATCACCCGCGCGGTCGAGGTGCTGGACGAGAGCGGCGCGGACAACGTCGGCGGCGTGATGGCCGCCGAGGGCCGGACGCCGACCGAGATGGCAGTCGCCTGCGCGTACCGCTCTCGGCTGGGGCTGGGCGCGTCGACGTTCCACCAGGGCGGCAAGGCCGGCCCGGCCGACACGGTGTACCTCGGGGTGTTCCGGCGGGCCGCCCTGGAGCGGGTCGGCGGGTTCGACGAGACCATGCACCGGGCCCAGGACTGGGAGCTGAACTACCGTATCCGCAAGACCGGCGGCCTGATCTGGTTCAGCCCGGATCTGTCCGTCACGTACCGGCCGCGGTCCTCGCTGTCCGCGGTGGCCAAGCAGTTCTTCCACACCGGCCAGTGGCGCCGCGAGGTGATCCGCCGGCACCCGGAGACCGCCAGCAAGCGGTACCTGGCGCCGCCGGTCGCCGTCATCGGCCTGGCCGTCGGCACGATCCTCGGCATCATCGGCCTGGCCACCGGCATCAGCTGGCTTGATCTGGGCTTCCTGGCCCCGCTCGGGTACGCGCTGCTGCTGATCGTCGGCTCCGCGGTCGAGGGCCGTTACCTGCCGTGGAAGGCGCTGTTCTGGATGCCGCTGGTCTGCGCGACCATGCACGTCTCCTGGGGCCTGGGCTTCCTGGTCGGCCTCCGCGAGCGCCCGAAAGCCGTCTAA
- a CDS encoding ABC transporter ATP-binding protein has translation MGEAEPTVIADRLDIVYKVIAGQGGKGTAATAFRRILKRQDRPTIREVHAVKNVTFTAYKGDAIGVIGRNGSGKSTLLRAIAGLLPPESGAVYTGGRPSLLGVNAAMMNDLTGDRNVVLGCLAMGMSSAEIERRYDEIVEFSGIGDFIDLPMSTYSSGMAARLKFAIASAKTHDILLVDEALATGDAEFRIRSERKIKELREQAGTVFLVSHSLDVVQETCNRALWLDAGVLRQDGPVDEVVAAYIKSTRAKPAN, from the coding sequence ATGGGCGAGGCTGAACCCACGGTGATCGCCGACCGGCTGGACATCGTCTACAAGGTGATTGCGGGCCAGGGCGGCAAGGGGACGGCGGCCACGGCGTTCCGGCGGATCCTGAAGCGCCAGGACCGGCCGACGATCCGTGAGGTGCACGCGGTCAAGAACGTCACGTTCACGGCGTACAAGGGCGACGCGATCGGCGTCATCGGGCGCAACGGCTCCGGCAAGTCGACCCTGCTGCGCGCGATCGCCGGCCTGCTGCCGCCCGAGTCCGGGGCCGTCTACACCGGCGGCCGGCCGTCGCTGCTCGGCGTGAACGCGGCGATGATGAACGACCTCACCGGCGACCGCAACGTGGTCCTCGGCTGCCTCGCGATGGGCATGTCGTCGGCCGAGATCGAGCGCCGGTACGACGAGATCGTGGAGTTCTCCGGGATCGGCGACTTCATCGACCTGCCGATGTCGACGTACTCCTCCGGGATGGCGGCACGGCTGAAGTTCGCGATCGCGTCCGCGAAGACGCACGACATCCTGCTCGTCGACGAGGCGCTCGCCACCGGGGACGCCGAGTTCCGGATCCGGTCGGAGCGGAAGATCAAGGAACTGCGCGAGCAGGCCGGGACGGTGTTCCTGGTCAGCCACAGCCTCGACGTGGTGCAGGAGACCTGTAACCGCGCCCTCTGGCTGGACGCGGGCGTCCTGCGCCAGGACGGCCCGGTCGACGAGGTCGTCGCCGCCTACATCAAGTCGACGCGGGCCAAGCCGGCGAACTAG
- a CDS encoding ABC transporter permease: MPTAGTDPAGTDPAGLAGLAERYGLSKSSIRPSLGSYLRELWSRRQFVVSYAAARTYAMYAGARLGSLWQVLTPLLNAAVYYFAFGVLLGTKNGIDNYVAFLLSGIFVFTFTQRCMTEGSRSLALNLSLIRTLHFPRATLPMAYVLNELNQMLVSFGILFVVVGFTDGPTWRWLLVVPAMLLQVMFNIGVTLIFARIGTFVSDITQLLPFVTRTWLYASGIFFSLPGKLAEIDAPGWVTQLLAFNPISAYVDIIRRSLLAEHEPNELPYAWPIAVGWSVVMLVAGFWYFWQAEDRYGRG, from the coding sequence ATGCCGACCGCCGGGACCGATCCTGCTGGGACCGACCCTGCTGGGCTCGCAGGGCTGGCCGAACGCTACGGACTCAGCAAGAGCTCGATCCGCCCGTCGCTCGGGTCCTATCTGCGCGAGCTGTGGAGCCGCCGCCAGTTCGTCGTCAGCTACGCTGCAGCACGCACCTACGCCATGTACGCGGGGGCTCGTCTCGGCTCGCTCTGGCAGGTGCTGACGCCGCTGCTCAACGCGGCGGTGTACTACTTCGCGTTCGGCGTCCTGCTCGGCACCAAGAACGGCATCGACAACTACGTCGCCTTCCTGCTCAGCGGCATCTTCGTGTTCACGTTCACGCAGCGCTGCATGACCGAAGGGTCGCGCTCGCTGGCGCTGAATCTGTCGCTGATCCGTACGCTGCACTTCCCGCGCGCGACACTGCCGATGGCCTACGTGCTGAACGAGCTGAACCAGATGCTGGTCTCGTTCGGCATCCTGTTCGTGGTCGTCGGGTTCACCGACGGACCGACGTGGCGCTGGCTGCTCGTCGTACCGGCGATGCTGCTGCAGGTGATGTTCAACATCGGCGTGACGTTGATCTTCGCGCGGATCGGGACGTTCGTCTCCGACATCACGCAGTTGCTGCCGTTCGTCACCCGGACCTGGTTGTACGCGTCGGGCATCTTCTTCTCGCTGCCGGGCAAGCTGGCCGAGATCGACGCCCCGGGCTGGGTGACCCAGCTGCTCGCGTTCAACCCGATCTCGGCGTACGTCGACATCATCCGGCGGTCGCTGCTCGCGGAGCACGAGCCGAACGAACTGCCGTACGCCTGGCCGATCGCGGTCGGCTGGTCGGTCGTGATGCTGGTCGCCGGGTTCTGGTACTTCTGGCAGGCGGAGGATCGCTATGGGCGAGGCTGA
- a CDS encoding tyrosine-protein phosphatase — MTALDLDWPGCRNVRDVGGLPTADGRVIREGVLIRAESLQYLTDDGVECVRRSGVSRILDLRGDAEVAIAPTPFTGTALAVRQSLADPADPDHGQPTIIEACTWMLDKRPELFAAAVKAIADEPDGAVVVHCHGGKDRTGMIVALALSVAGVPEEEIVADYYLTRSRLAGWLEEQLADEPDTSKHPEMIEFRDTRAESIVAILRHLDTTYGGPEAYLRHGGLTDEDLARLRARLVA; from the coding sequence GTGACCGCATTGGATCTCGACTGGCCCGGCTGCCGCAACGTTCGTGACGTGGGGGGTCTGCCGACCGCGGACGGGCGGGTGATCAGAGAGGGCGTGCTGATCCGCGCCGAGAGCCTGCAGTACCTGACCGACGACGGGGTCGAGTGCGTCCGGCGGTCCGGGGTGAGCCGGATCCTCGACCTGCGCGGCGATGCCGAGGTCGCGATCGCGCCGACGCCGTTCACCGGTACGGCGCTGGCGGTACGGCAGTCGCTCGCGGATCCGGCGGACCCGGATCACGGGCAGCCGACCATCATCGAGGCGTGCACGTGGATGCTGGACAAACGGCCGGAGCTGTTCGCGGCCGCGGTGAAGGCGATCGCGGACGAGCCGGACGGCGCCGTGGTCGTGCACTGCCACGGCGGCAAGGACCGCACCGGCATGATCGTCGCGCTGGCGCTCAGCGTCGCCGGCGTACCGGAGGAGGAGATCGTCGCCGACTACTACCTCACCCGGTCGCGGCTCGCGGGCTGGCTCGAGGAGCAGCTGGCCGACGAGCCCGACACCTCGAAGCACCCGGAGATGATCGAGTTCCGCGATACCCGGGCCGAGTCGATCGTCGCGATCCTGCGGCATCTGGACACGACGTACGGCGGGCCGGAGGCGTACCTGCGGCACGGTGGTCTGACGGACGAGGATCTGGCGAGACTGCGAGCCCGCCTGGTGGCCTGA
- a CDS encoding AzlD domain-containing protein produces MNNTAVLLIGIGVLAVGTFSMRFAGPALRSRVEVPERAQQVLAAAAIVLLAALVATSALTDGHGPAGVARPAGVLVGGVLAWRKAPFVLVVVAAAATAAGLRLLGVP; encoded by the coding sequence ATGAACAACACCGCTGTGCTGCTGATCGGGATCGGGGTGCTTGCTGTGGGCACCTTTTCGATGAGGTTCGCGGGGCCGGCGCTGCGGAGCCGGGTCGAGGTGCCGGAGCGGGCGCAGCAGGTGCTCGCAGCGGCGGCGATCGTGCTGCTGGCCGCGCTGGTCGCCACGTCCGCGCTGACCGACGGTCATGGTCCCGCGGGTGTTGCACGACCGGCCGGGGTGCTCGTCGGTGGTGTCCTCGCGTGGCGCAAGGCGCCGTTCGTGCTCGTGGTGGTGGCGGCAGCCGCGACCGCGGCGGGTCTCCGGCTGCTCGGCGTGCCCTAG
- a CDS encoding AzlC family ABC transporter permease, which yields MRSIWRTLDPGLARDIGLVCLADGVVGVSYGAISVGGGLPLWVPVLLSVVVFAGASQFLFVGIVAAGGSPIAAMIAGLLVNSRHLAFGLALSDVIGRGWRRWPGSHVMTDENVAFAMGQDELEQRRAAYWAGGIGIFVCWNLGVVVGGLAGSVITDTDVFGLDAAFPAVLLALVLPALRDRSTRTAALVGVVVALAATPFLPAGLPVLLALAGLLFYRAGKPALEEVVR from the coding sequence ATGCGTTCGATCTGGCGAACACTCGATCCGGGACTCGCCCGCGACATCGGCCTGGTGTGCCTGGCCGACGGCGTCGTGGGGGTGTCGTACGGCGCGATCAGCGTCGGGGGCGGGCTGCCGTTGTGGGTGCCGGTCCTGTTGTCGGTCGTGGTCTTCGCGGGCGCGTCGCAGTTCCTCTTCGTCGGGATCGTCGCGGCCGGCGGGAGTCCGATCGCGGCGATGATCGCGGGCCTGCTGGTGAACAGCCGGCACCTCGCGTTCGGTCTGGCGCTCAGTGACGTGATCGGCCGCGGCTGGCGGCGGTGGCCGGGCAGTCACGTGATGACCGACGAGAACGTCGCGTTCGCGATGGGCCAGGACGAGCTCGAGCAGCGCCGGGCGGCGTACTGGGCCGGAGGGATCGGCATCTTCGTCTGCTGGAACCTCGGGGTCGTCGTCGGCGGTCTGGCCGGGTCGGTGATCACCGACACCGATGTGTTCGGGCTGGATGCCGCCTTCCCGGCGGTCCTGCTCGCGCTGGTCCTGCCGGCCCTGCGCGATCGGTCGACGCGTACGGCGGCACTCGTCGGCGTCGTGGTCGCCCTGGCGGCAACTCCGTTCTTGCCTGCCGGTCTGCCGGTGCTGCTCGCCCTCGCCGGGCTGCTGTTCTACCGCGCGGGGAAGCCCGCGCTGGAGGAGGTGGTGCGATGA
- a CDS encoding helix-turn-helix domain-containing protein produces MERTAMDSRAPLDVIAASLRRHRARAGLSLTEVAKRAGVAKSTLSQLESGTGNPSVETLWALAVALDTPFAALLDPPRPKVQIIRAGEGPAIYSDQADYSATLVASSPPNARRDLYRIVASPGPGRKSDPHMPGVVEHVILGSGRALVGPLDDPVELAPGDYIAYPGDLPHIFQALEEGTAATLVSEHV; encoded by the coding sequence ATGGAGCGAACAGCCATGGACAGCAGAGCACCCTTGGACGTGATTGCCGCCTCGCTGCGCAGGCACCGCGCCCGGGCCGGCCTGTCACTGACCGAGGTCGCGAAACGCGCGGGCGTCGCCAAGTCGACGCTCTCCCAACTGGAGTCCGGCACCGGCAACCCGAGCGTGGAAACCCTGTGGGCGCTCGCGGTCGCCCTCGACACCCCGTTCGCCGCGCTGCTCGACCCGCCGCGCCCGAAGGTCCAGATCATCCGCGCCGGCGAGGGCCCGGCGATCTACTCGGACCAGGCCGACTACAGCGCCACGCTGGTCGCGTCCAGCCCGCCGAACGCGCGCCGCGACCTGTACCGGATCGTCGCCTCCCCCGGCCCCGGCCGGAAGTCCGACCCGCACATGCCCGGCGTCGTCGAGCACGTCATCCTCGGCTCCGGCCGCGCCCTGGTCGGCCCGCTCGACGATCCGGTCGAGCTCGCCCCGGGCGACTACATCGCCTACCCCGGCGACCTCCCGCACATCTTCCAGGCGCTCGAGGAAGGCACCGCCGCGACGCTGGTCTCCGAGCACGTCTGA
- a CDS encoding SAM-dependent methyltransferase, which yields MVDATKAPSSNPVGVDTSRASIARVYDAFLGGKDNFEVDREVLRGVQAAAPQAQDLAWSNRNFLIRACRFLAGQAGITQYLDCGSGLPTAENTHQVVQRIQPEAKVLYIDNDPVVLAHGRALLEENENTLFVSADIFDPDEVLANEEVRSFLDFNEPIAVIQNGTLHHYIGTEGAQIMQKYVDAVVPGSYTVVSHFFNPETPEHSEVARKMEEKFIHSPMGSGRFRTRAELMEFFPGQELISPGLVLCDDWWPDGPRIKPLNQVEECIVGAVGRKV from the coding sequence ATGGTCGATGCCACCAAGGCACCAAGCTCGAACCCGGTCGGCGTCGACACCTCCCGGGCGAGTATCGCCCGAGTGTACGACGCCTTCCTGGGCGGCAAGGACAACTTCGAAGTCGACCGCGAGGTACTGCGTGGGGTCCAGGCCGCTGCGCCGCAGGCCCAGGACCTGGCCTGGTCGAACCGGAACTTCCTGATCCGCGCCTGCCGGTTCCTGGCCGGCCAGGCGGGTATCACGCAGTACCTCGACTGCGGGTCCGGTCTGCCGACCGCCGAGAACACCCACCAGGTCGTGCAGCGGATCCAGCCCGAGGCCAAGGTGCTCTACATCGACAACGACCCGGTGGTGCTCGCGCACGGCCGCGCGCTGCTCGAGGAGAACGAGAACACGCTGTTCGTCAGCGCCGACATCTTCGACCCGGACGAGGTGCTGGCAAACGAGGAGGTGCGGAGCTTCCTCGACTTCAACGAGCCGATCGCCGTGATCCAGAACGGCACGCTGCACCACTACATCGGCACCGAGGGCGCGCAGATCATGCAGAAGTACGTCGACGCGGTGGTGCCCGGGTCGTACACGGTTGTCTCGCACTTCTTCAACCCGGAGACGCCGGAGCATTCCGAGGTCGCCCGGAAGATGGAGGAGAAGTTCATCCACAGCCCGATGGGCAGCGGCAGGTTCCGCACCCGCGCCGAACTGATGGAGTTCTTCCCCGGCCAGGAGCTGATCAGCCCGGGCCTGGTGCTCTGCGACGACTGGTGGCCGGACGGACCGCGGATCAAACCGCTGAACCAGGTGGAGGAGTGCATCGTCGGCGCGGTAGGCCGCAAGGTCTGA
- a CDS encoding Scr1 family TA system antitoxin-like transcriptional regulator, whose translation MTEPGAYGGPTAQRIILGTHLRRLREAAGITRTQAAWEIRGSESKISRLELGRVSFKVRDVDDLLTFYKLEDESERERLLTMAQQANDPGWWQRYDDLTPIWFHDYLGLEMAADLIRTFELQFVPGLLQTPEYARAIIQLGRQDVALPRAEVDRLVSLRMSRQEVLTRQRPARLWAIIDESVLKRPIGSPAVLRAQLEYLIEASRRHNVTLQIIPFEKGGYTATGGAFTLLRFNDADLPDIVYIEHLTSAVYLDKREELDTYVVTMDAVTITAAQPRETESIIRRAIERLDDR comes from the coding sequence GTGACAGAGCCGGGGGCGTACGGCGGCCCGACCGCTCAGCGCATCATCCTCGGCACACACCTGCGCCGCCTGCGCGAGGCGGCCGGTATTACCCGGACCCAGGCCGCGTGGGAGATCCGCGGTTCCGAGTCCAAGATCAGCCGGCTCGAACTCGGCCGGGTCAGCTTCAAGGTGCGCGACGTCGACGACCTGCTCACGTTCTACAAGCTCGAGGACGAGTCCGAGCGCGAACGCCTGCTCACCATGGCCCAGCAGGCGAACGACCCCGGCTGGTGGCAGCGGTACGACGACCTCACGCCGATCTGGTTCCACGACTACCTCGGCCTGGAGATGGCGGCCGACCTGATCCGTACGTTCGAGTTGCAGTTCGTCCCGGGGCTGCTGCAGACACCGGAGTACGCGAGGGCCATCATCCAGCTCGGACGGCAGGACGTCGCGCTGCCGCGGGCCGAGGTCGATCGGCTGGTGTCGTTGAGGATGAGCCGCCAGGAAGTGTTGACGCGGCAACGACCCGCACGGCTGTGGGCGATCATCGACGAGTCCGTGCTGAAACGGCCGATCGGCAGCCCGGCGGTCCTCAGGGCCCAGCTGGAGTACCTGATCGAGGCCTCGCGGCGGCACAACGTGACGCTGCAGATCATCCCGTTCGAGAAGGGCGGCTACACGGCGACCGGCGGCGCGTTCACGCTGCTGCGGTTCAACGACGCCGACCTGCCCGACATCGTCTACATCGAGCACCTGACCAGCGCCGTCTACCTCGATAAGCGCGAGGAACTCGACACCTACGTCGTCACCATGGATGCCGTCACGATCACCGCGGCCCAGCCCCGCGAGACCGAGTCCATCATCCGCCGCGCGATCGAGCGTCTCGACGACCGCTAG
- a CDS encoding winged helix-turn-helix transcriptional regulator: MATAITEQVPEAMNWSTENCTISRTMDILGDKWTFHVLREIFVGVRRFEDIRTRAGIPRQVLTERLAALIERGLIRRHPYRLPGQRERSEYRLTQAGLDLYPVLVAMIQWADQYLPLDAGPPIEPRHRGDCGERVTVVMRCEAGHEPTPREVAFLPGPGATRR; encoded by the coding sequence ATGGCTACGGCGATCACCGAACAGGTGCCGGAGGCGATGAACTGGTCCACGGAGAACTGCACGATCTCCCGGACCATGGACATCCTCGGTGACAAGTGGACGTTTCACGTCCTGCGCGAGATCTTCGTCGGCGTCCGCCGGTTCGAGGACATCCGGACCCGGGCCGGCATTCCGCGCCAGGTCCTGACCGAGCGGCTCGCCGCGCTGATCGAACGCGGCCTGATCCGCCGGCATCCGTACCGGCTGCCCGGTCAGCGCGAGCGCTCGGAGTACCGCCTCACCCAGGCCGGGCTCGATCTCTATCCGGTACTGGTGGCGATGATCCAGTGGGCCGACCAGTACCTCCCGCTGGACGCCGGCCCGCCGATCGAGCCCCGGCACCGCGGCGACTGCGGCGAACGCGTCACCGTGGTGATGCGCTGCGAGGCCGGCCACGAGCCGACGCCCCGCGAGGTCGCCTTCCTCCCCGGCCCAGGCGCCACCCGCCGATAG
- a CDS encoding alpha/beta fold hydrolase, whose translation MISEFRIGVPDAELRELRERLRRVRWPRQLPGDSWERGVPVGYVRRVAERWAAYDWRAWETRLNGYPQYTTEIDGQTIHFLHVRSPEPGALPLILTHGWPGSVAEFLEVLGPLTDPAAYGGDPRDAFHVVAPSVPGHGFSVPLASGWNHARIARAWVELMRRLGYERYGAQGGDTGSVVSPLVGQADPEHVVGVHINGGLAYPELEPGDREQLNDAERERLAAADRLRAVGTGYADLQGTRPQTVSFGLSDSPVGQLAWILEKFWEWTDPARELPEDAVDLDHLLTDVSIYWFTNTSATSANLYYENHSVADDLRPGVPTGVALFPTDPAIRRVLQRRHHIVHWSEFTRGGHFAALEAPDLLVDDIRTFFRAVR comes from the coding sequence GTGATCTCTGAGTTTCGGATTGGGGTGCCGGACGCGGAGTTGCGGGAGCTGCGGGAGCGGTTGCGGCGGGTTCGTTGGCCTCGGCAACTACCTGGTGACTCGTGGGAGCGTGGCGTGCCGGTCGGGTATGTCCGGCGGGTGGCCGAGCGGTGGGCGGCGTACGACTGGCGTGCCTGGGAGACGCGGCTCAACGGGTATCCGCAGTACACGACCGAGATCGACGGGCAGACGATCCACTTCCTGCACGTGCGGTCACCGGAGCCGGGCGCGTTGCCGTTGATTCTGACGCACGGGTGGCCGGGGTCGGTGGCGGAGTTCCTGGAGGTGCTGGGGCCGTTGACCGATCCGGCGGCGTACGGCGGCGACCCGCGCGACGCGTTCCACGTCGTGGCGCCGTCCGTTCCGGGACACGGGTTCTCGGTGCCGCTGGCGTCCGGGTGGAACCACGCGCGGATCGCTCGCGCCTGGGTGGAGTTGATGCGTCGGCTGGGATACGAGCGGTACGGCGCGCAAGGCGGCGACACGGGATCGGTCGTGTCACCTCTTGTCGGACAGGCGGATCCGGAACACGTTGTCGGCGTACACATCAACGGGGGACTGGCGTATCCGGAGCTCGAACCAGGTGATCGCGAGCAGTTGAACGACGCCGAGCGCGAGCGCCTCGCGGCGGCGGACCGGCTGCGCGCGGTGGGGACCGGGTACGCCGACCTGCAAGGCACGCGCCCGCAAACGGTTTCGTTCGGGCTGAGCGACTCGCCGGTCGGGCAGCTGGCGTGGATCCTGGAGAAGTTCTGGGAATGGACCGATCCGGCGCGTGAACTGCCCGAGGACGCGGTCGACCTCGACCACCTGCTGACGGACGTGTCGATCTACTGGTTCACCAACACCAGCGCGACCTCCGCCAACCTGTACTACGAGAACCACTCGGTCGCCGACGACCTGCGACCAGGCGTGCCGACCGGCGTCGCGCTCTTCCCGACCGACCCCGCAATCAGGCGTGTTCTACAGCGCCGGCACCACATCGTCCACTGGTCGGAGTTCACCCGAGGCGGCCATTTCGCCGCCCTCGAGGCACCCGACCTCCTCGTCGACGACATCCGTACGTTCTTTCGGGCGGTCCGGTAG
- a CDS encoding dienelactone hydrolase family protein, which produces MFEIFGSLELMMAEVVLYHHSQGLTDGVKAFADELRRAGHTVHTPDLYEGNTYATIEEGMEYARSTGFGTIAERGVEAAQSLPEKVVYAGFSLGVVPAQQLTQTRPGAAGGLFYYSCLPVEEFGTWPDGVPAQVHGKDEDPFFAEEGGDLDAARALVAAADTVELFLYPGKEHLFADSSLPSYDEPAAKLLTQRTLDFLAKLA; this is translated from the coding sequence TTGTTCGAGATATTTGGATCATTGGAGCTGATGATGGCCGAGGTCGTGCTGTACCACCACTCGCAGGGGCTGACGGACGGGGTGAAGGCGTTCGCCGACGAGCTCCGGCGGGCGGGTCATACCGTCCACACGCCGGACCTGTACGAGGGCAACACCTACGCGACCATCGAGGAGGGGATGGAGTACGCGCGGTCGACGGGCTTCGGCACGATCGCCGAGCGCGGCGTCGAGGCCGCGCAGAGCCTGCCGGAAAAGGTTGTCTACGCCGGTTTCTCGCTCGGCGTCGTGCCCGCACAGCAGCTCACGCAGACCCGTCCGGGGGCGGCCGGCGGGTTGTTCTACTACTCGTGCCTGCCGGTCGAGGAGTTCGGTACCTGGCCGGACGGCGTGCCGGCGCAGGTGCACGGCAAGGACGAGGACCCGTTCTTCGCCGAGGAAGGCGGCGACCTGGACGCCGCCCGCGCCCTGGTCGCTGCCGCCGACACGGTCGAGCTGTTTCTCTACCCCGGCAAGGAGCACCTCTTCGCCGACTCGTCCCTGCCGAGCTACGACGAACCCGCCGCCAAGCTCCTGACCCAGCGCACCCTCGACTTCCTCGCGAAACTCGCGTAG
- a CDS encoding ArsR/SmtB family transcription factor produces the protein MSINSPVPDYELLDELELTTAEQVRAISDPLRTTILGLLHERAATVTELATAVGRPKSTVAHHVKVLADAGILQVVRTRRVRAIEERFYGRAARMFYVGLGRQGKDGQLPHDFNDFEVAAEESKPAYDAGQLRSFIRHARIPEERAAEFWQQVDQLIHSFDQLPRSGGTTYGFTVGLYPIVDYPTLPPADGES, from the coding sequence ATGTCGATCAATAGCCCCGTCCCCGACTACGAGCTCCTGGACGAGCTCGAGCTGACGACTGCCGAGCAGGTGCGCGCGATCAGCGACCCGCTCCGGACGACGATCCTCGGGCTGCTGCACGAGCGCGCGGCGACCGTCACCGAGCTGGCCACTGCGGTCGGGCGGCCGAAGAGCACGGTCGCGCACCACGTGAAGGTGCTGGCCGACGCCGGCATCCTGCAGGTGGTCCGGACCCGGCGGGTGCGGGCGATCGAGGAGCGGTTCTACGGGCGCGCGGCGAGGATGTTCTACGTCGGCCTCGGCCGCCAGGGCAAGGACGGGCAGCTCCCCCACGACTTCAACGACTTCGAGGTCGCGGCCGAGGAGTCCAAGCCGGCGTACGACGCGGGTCAGCTGCGCTCGTTCATCCGGCACGCGCGGATCCCCGAGGAGCGAGCGGCCGAGTTCTGGCAGCAGGTTGACCAGCTGATCCACTCCTTCGACCAGCTCCCCCGCTCGGGCGGTACGACGTACGGCTTCACCGTCGGCCTCTACCCGATCGTCGACTACCCGACACTGCCGCCGGCCGACGGCGAGTCCTGA
- a CDS encoding MarR family winged helix-turn-helix transcriptional regulator encodes MSRPQMPRLDRKPLIALVERANRALQTDMVRRAHADGHAEVKMAHNSVFGTLYSGGSRAADMAARAGITRQSMGEVIRDMVALDLLEMRPDPDDGRAKVVGYTEHGLDVASDGRRHLIQLERRLAEEFGEHEYDTARDVLERLVDVLDRLATEQDQDSPSAGGSVG; translated from the coding sequence ATGTCAAGGCCTCAGATGCCGCGACTCGATCGAAAGCCGCTGATCGCGCTGGTCGAGCGTGCCAACCGCGCCCTGCAGACCGACATGGTGCGCCGCGCCCACGCCGACGGGCACGCCGAGGTGAAGATGGCCCACAACTCGGTCTTCGGCACGCTGTACTCCGGTGGATCGCGGGCCGCGGACATGGCCGCGCGGGCGGGGATCACCCGGCAGTCGATGGGGGAGGTGATCCGGGACATGGTCGCGCTCGATCTGCTCGAGATGCGGCCGGATCCCGACGACGGCCGCGCCAAGGTGGTCGGCTACACCGAGCACGGACTGGACGTGGCCAGTGACGGCCGACGGCATCTGATCCAGCTCGAGCGCAGGCTCGCGGAGGAGTTCGGCGAGCACGAGTACGACACCGCCCGCGACGTACTCGAGCGCCTCGTCGACGTCCTCGACAGGTTGGCGACCGAGCAGGATCAGGACTCGCCGTCGGCCGGCGGCAGTGTCGGGTAG